ACTGACAGCAATTCTTACAATTTCTACCGGAGGAAGTGCAGGAAGAGAAGGACCATCTGCTCAGATATCAGCAGGATTTGGATCACTCGTGGCAGAACTCCTGCACCTTACTCCGGCAGAACGACGAATAGCACTCACTACCGGAATAGGAGCGGGTATCGGAACAATATTCAAGGCCCCTCTCGGAGGAGCCATCCTCGCTGCAGAGGTTTTGTATACCCGGGATTTTGAGTCTGAAGCCATTGTTCCCGCATTTCTCGCTTCCATTATCGGTTATTCAATATTCGGGCTTTTTGAAGGATACTCACCAATATTCATTCTTACATCGCAATGGTGGACAATCTCACAAATACCCATGTTCATCCTGCTAGGCATCCTGTGTGCAGGATTCGGACATCTGTATATCTTCACATTTTATGGAACTCGTGACATATTTTCAAAATATTTTAAACAAAACAACCTTCCGGCCTTTTTAAAACCGGTATCTGGTGCTATCCTACTTGGAATAATTGTAATAGTTCTTGCAAGACTTTTCCCTGATGGAGAAATGCTCGGCCTTGCAAGTATGGGATCAAGTTACGGATACACCCAGCTCATGTTCTACTCCATGGTTCCTTTGAGTGTCCTGATTCTGCTCCCTTTTATGAAGATCATCGCAACATCATTAACACTAGGATCAGGGGGAAGTGGCGGAGTTTTTGCACCCGGGCTGACCATCGGGGCCGCTATTGGTGGAGCACTTGGAACAATCCTGCACATTTTTTACCCGACATATGTCCCGATAGAATCAGTTCCGGTGTTTGTAGTGGTTGGAATGATTTCGCTTTTCGGGGCTGTGGCAAACGCACCTATTGCTGTACTGATGATGGTTGTTGAGATGGTTGGAAGTGTTACAATATTGGTACCGGCCATGGCTGCAGTCGCAGTCTCAAATCTTCTAACCGGAGAAAATACCATATTCAGACAACAGGTTCAGACAAAGGCACAATCAGGGGCTCACCGGGGAGAATATGATCGCGAGACCCTGGAAGGAATTCACGTAAAAGATGCCATGTCATTGGCAGATAACGTGATAACGCTATCCCCAGGAGATCAGGCATGTCTGGCGAAAAAATTCATGGCAGAGACTGAGCACACCGGATATCCGGTTCTTGACCAGAAACGGCTTGTTGGAATAGTCACAAACCACGATATGAGAAAATCCCTGATACATGAAGAGTTATCACAAACGATCAGGGATATTATGACCACTCATTTGCATGTTGTCACCCCCGAAAGTACACTGGAGGATGCTCTGGTGTTAATGGTTACTCATTCAATCAACCATCTCCCGGTAGTAGACAGAGAGTCATCAGACCATCTTGTAGGTTTTCTTACCCGGACCGATATCCTCAAAGCATATTCACGAAACAGTCACGGATGCAGGCATATTTTTTAACTAAATCTCATCATCATCTTTTTTCATAGTATACAAAAAGAAGCCCAAGAATAAATTTCTAGGATCCGATTACTCATTACTAATTATCAAAGAGCAAAATATATTTATATGAATGAAGTAAAATCCTTGTTGTCACATTGAGACGTGTGACACATCCAATATTGTTTCATCAGTTATAACCAGACTGAAATTGAACATGTTGATACTCTGATTAACCCCCCAAGACCATTTTTTTCATACATGAAGAGAACCCATATCCATCAGAGATGGAAGACAGAAGAATGATAAACGATATTCTTCTTGACATAATCCTTCTTTGGACTATCCTCGCAGGAGGGTTAATTGTGTACGTTCTTATCAGAACTTTTCAAATTCCACGTGAATTTCTGACATTATTCAATGAATTAGAAGAACTATATAATCCAAAGCAAAATACCCATTCCCAGATTCTTCTTCCTTTATCTGTTCATCATTATTTTAAAGAAGCACACATCAGTCAGGGAAAAAGACCTGCCTACGTTCAAGTCAGATATACCGGGTTTCACCGTCTCTCCCCACATTCTGATCTACTCCCCATCCATGGAAATATCTACTACTGCCTCTCCATGCCCGGCTTTTTTTCGAAATCAAGAACCAAAATGCACCGGTTTATATGGACTGATATCATCCACAGATATTCAGTCAATGATGGTTATCTACTAGGAAAACTATTCTCCATTTTACCTTTTTTATCAGCACGGGGAATTAGGCTCAGCAAATCATGTTTAATTACTTATTTCAGCGAGGCTGTCTGGTTTCCCTGGGTTTTTAGTTCTTTCAAAAATATTTCATGGGAACCGATTGATGATAAAACAGCCAGACTTCGTGTATCATATCATCCATTAATTATCACACTCGATGTCCGGTTCAATTCAAAAGGACTGATTCAATCTATTTTATATCCAAGTCAGCCACAAAATAACGGACATAGTACTAACACCTGTACAAAAGTTGTTTCATACGAGGAATATAAGATGATTGGTGGGTTTTTTATTCCGCAGAAGATCACAGTGAAACAAAAAAGTGCCCAACAAGAACAGGTTGAAAAAATTTTGAAGATAGATACGATCATATATCACCCGTACCCTCCATCCTCTTTATTTTAGCCAATACCATCCAGCGACATGTATAAAAAAGGGGGAGCCTTTCAGTATTTCTGTTACAGTATGTTGCCATATATGGCTATCAGTAAAATCATGATAAATGGTATTTGCAAAATACAATTATTCGTTATTTGAGGGATAATCCGTGAAACCTGCCTTCCAATTTCCTGAAGTGTTATCTCATCATCCCAAAGAGTTGTCTCTTTCCCTTTCAGCCTGGTAATATCCCTGAAGTCAAGAAGAATCTGCATCTCACCTGATACCTCCCTGAAAATTGGAATAAGATAACAATCAAGCCAGATTTCCCGGGAGTCATACGAGAAAAAGATCTCTACGCGATTGCCTAGACGTGTTTTATTGACCGAATCCAAGGTCACTAACCAGAAGTCCTTATCCCCTGGAAGAGGATTGTCATCGATATGAGTTCCTTTAAGATCTTTCCCATCGCAACTGAAAAAGTTCTCATAGGCTTTATTGACAAAAACATACTGTCTTTCAGCATTGAGAACCACAATCAGGTCTTTAGAAGCGTTTAGGATATTTCTGACAAACTCTTCACTTTTTATTAATGAATTTTCAAGATTACGAATGGTAGTGATGTCACGCATCGACTGAATAGCCCCGATCCTGGTCCCTTTGACATCCATTAAGGGCGATGCCTTTACCCAGAAAATGACCTCTTTCCCATCTTTTCCAATCCCTTTTGTCTCTGCGGTCAGAACGCCATCTTCCTGAGTCATATTCTGGAAAAAACTTTTTATCTCCACATTATCAGGATCAAAAACAAAATCGGCAAGAATTGGACGGCTATATCCGAATATTGAAGGTGTAAAGATGGTCCTCTCTTTTCCAATCACATGTTCTGACCTGACTCCGGTCATCTCTTCCATCGCCTTATTCCACAGGATGACCCGACGATCTACATCAATAACAAAGGTGGGATCAGGCAGATGATTGATAATTTCTGACAGATTGTGTTCTGATTCCTTTATTTTTCCCTCTGACAGGACCCGTTCGGTAATATCAGTGCCAATGCAAAGAATTTCTGGGGATGATCTCTCATGGAGCAGAATTTTTTTGAACGTCCATGATATCCAGATGGTCTTGTTTTGAGTTACATACTCAATATCTTTCTTCAGGATCAAATCTGGAGTTTTCAGGAGTTCATTAATCAGGGAATCAGCAAACTCCTTCATATCAGGAGTATCAGGTATGCATACGCCTTTCAGGAAGTATTTCTCATGTAAAGAGGAAATTTCCAGGATTTCAGCAGCAAGTGTATTATAAAAGATTAATTCGCCTTTAGATGAGAATTTGAGGATAAGATCGGTGGAATGCTCCACCAGCTGCTCGTACTGATGCCTGCTGAATTCAAGTTCTTCCCTGACTTTTTTATACCTGGCATTCTCTTCTCCAAGTTTTTTATTGGTATTTTCCATTTCAACAGTCCGATCCCTGACAAGATCCTCCATATGTGCCAGGGTATTTTTGAGCTGAGTGATATCCTCAAGAATGATAATAATTCCTTTTGTACCTTGTTCAAAAAGAGTGGGCATGAGCCGGATATAAAATTGAGTGGTGATACCTTCACGGGTTACATCCTCTTCGACAAACATGGGACCTCCCCCCATTACCTGATTAAGGATCTCTAATCTTTCCTCACTTACGTACATTCCTAGAGGACTGTATCGAATATCCTTTCCAATAAGATCATCTTCTGATAACTGGAAGAATTCAAGAAATGATTCATTGACCTGCTTGATAACAAATGTATCATCAAGCATCAGGATAGGATGAGGGAGCAGAGAGAGAATATTATTGATAGGAATACGTTCAGCCAGAGTGTATACTTTTGCCGGCCCATAGGGTCGGGATTCAATCTGGCCGGTCTGCTCCATTGCATTCAGGTATTTTGCAGTAGTTGTTCTGCTAATGGAGAGATGGGTAGAGATCTCTTCAATACTTAATCCTTTGGAGTTTCTTCGAAGCAGATCCCGAATATCGTTCTGAAGTCCCTCTACAGAGGTCCGTGCCATTCTACTCACTGATTCAGCGTATTATGAGATAAACCATCTGAAGATCAGAGGGTCAATTAATAATTATTAATGACCACCATACTTAAGAAACTTATTATATTATTGCTCCCAATTATCTGTTTGTCTCATTATCACCAGAATAATGTGACACAAAGCTGCAATACGAGGACCTCGCCATTCTCCAAACCCATGAGGTCTATCCTCCTTATATTTTTTGGAGTTACCTATGTCAACCAAATACTATAATTCAGTCCATGAGACATCGTTGAGCGATGTTCTTGATCCCGATCAGGTATTAAAAATGGAAGATGTTGAACGGGTGTATCCCTTCAGATCAAACGAGTATTATCTGTCCTTGATCAATCATAATAATCCTAATGATCCAATCAAAAGGATAATCCTCCCTGATCCATGTGAACTTGCTAATCCGGGATCACTTGATCCATCAGGTGAGGAAGAATATTCCCCTCTTCCCGGAGTTCAACATAAATATCCCCAGACAGCTATGCTACTCGTAAGCAATACATGTGGAGGGATATGCAGATTCTGTTTCAGGAAGCGTCTATTTACCGGTGAAAATCCTCCTCCCATCTGTGACACAAAAAAGGCTGTTGATTATCTGCAGACACAAAAGGATCTGACTGATGTCCTTCTTTCAGGAGGAGATCCCCTGATGCTTGGTGCATCTAAACTTGACCAGATACTCAGTATGATACGGGAACTACCCACTAAACCGATCATCAGGATCGGCACCAAAATTCCTGCATATGATCCCCACCGGTTAACTGATGACTCTGATCTCCGTGATGTTCTTGCCAAACATACAAGTCCGGAAGAAAAGATATATCTCATCAGTCATTTTAATCACCCACAGGAGATTACGAGCAGTTCTAAAGCCGCCATCTCTGCCCTGAAAAATACTGGTGCAGAACTCACCAACCAGACACCAATTCTTCAGGGAATTAATAACGAACCGGATATTATGGCTTCACTTTTTAATATTCTATCAAAATTGGGTGTACCGCCATACTATGTCTTTCAATGCAGGCCAACATCAGGAAACCGGCATCTTACAGTTCCAATTGAGCAGGCGATGCATGTCATTCATGAAGCACAATCTTGTTGTTCAGGTCTTACGAAGCGGGCACGATATATTATGTCTCATAAATCCGGAAAGATTGAGATCGTGGGTAAAACAAGCAAGCACATTTTCATGAAATATCATCAGGCTGCATCTCTTTCAGACCTAAACAGCATGCTTGTTTTCAAGCCAAATTCACGAGCACGATGGCTTGAAGATTATCAACACCGGCTGACTGATATGGTTCCAAAGATGACATGGTTGTTCTGAATCAGTGCATTTCAAAAATTTCAGATTTCATCCTTTTTTAGAACACATATACAAAAGCATATACAAGTGATGAGGAATCTTGCAGATTTCCCCTAAGGCATACTACCTTTTTTGGTCATATCAAATGTTCTATATCTCCATTAGTAACATTATTATATAGAATCCAGGAAGAGTAATTCCGCTTACCCAAAAAATTCGGAGAAATATATGCAAAACACATTTAATCCTTCCACAAATTTACATATCCCGGTCACAAGCCAGGGATCCTCAAAAGAAACCGATGAAAACAAAGCAAGTGAAATCCTTCCCTGGAAAATGCTAGACTTAACCCCTGTGGCTATCCAGGTTCTCAATGCTGAAGGAAAATATCTCTATTGCAATAAGCGAACATTAGAACTCTTTGGCGCAGATTCGAACCAGGAAATTCAAGGTAGAACCCCATCACATTTTTCTCCTCTTATTCAGAAAACAGGTGAGAATTCCAAGGATACATTAGACAATATACTTCGCCAGGCATTCTCACATTCATCAGTTACTTCATTATGGGACTATAAACGAACAAACGGGGAAATTTTTCCCACCGAGATGACGTTGCATCATCTTAATTACAACGGAGAAGATTGTCTGATGGTAAGCATCATTGATATTTCAGATGCGACAAGCAAGATAAATGCAATGTCCACGTTAATTCGTGATTCACCCTTCTCCATCCTGACAGTCTCAAAGGATATTGAGATTACACATTTCAATGAGGCTTATTTAAAAGTAACACATTACTCCCCAGAGGAAGCGAACGCTCTCGGATTTAAAGGCCAAACAGTGTTAAGTCGGGAAGGCGGAACTATCAAAGATGCAATTGCACATAAACAACCGGTCAGAGGTAAATTTGTATGCAATTTTGGTTCAGGTATCAGGCATCTTGAGTACTCATACATTCCGGTATTAAATTACCAGGGTGAAGTTAGTCATTTGTATCATGTCATGGTAGACATGACTGACCTCGTTAATAAACTAAATGAATTTGAATCCTTAATTACCGGAAGTCCGGCAGGGATTATCACCATGGATCCGGATACCAGGATTCTCTCAGCCAATAAAGCTTTTTCAGATATTTCAGCACTACCTGAATCGCAATTAACAACAATGCATGCGAAGGATTTCAAGATCCTTGTAAGAGAGGGTGCATCGGTATCTGATGTAGTTCGTGATAAAAAAACCGGAGGTGGGACATTAACCTGCAATTTTGGTCCTGTTACGCGGGACCTTCAATACAGTTATATTCCAATTACTGATACAAACGGCAACGTGGTGAAGATTTACACATTGTACGTCGATCTAACACCGGTAACTCACATGATCGAGTACCTCCGGAAATCAGTGAATGTCATGACCGATTATGTTCACTCTCTGTCAGAAGGTAATACTGACTTCTCTCCTAGACCTTTACCATCAGATGAATACACGGCATCTGCATATGACAGTTTTGTGGAGATTACCACAGCGATAGATCAGGCACGCCATGCCATCGAAAAGATGGTAACAGATTCTGAAAAACTTACTGATGCTGCAATCAAGGGAAATCTCACATTCAGGGTCGATTCATCAACTCATGTTGGTAAATTCAAAGAGATCGTAGAAGGTATGAACAATACTCTTGATACAACACTCATACCTGTCCATGAGGCAATGAGAGTTTCAAAGGAATATTCAAGATATCAGTTTAAAACGAGATTTAATTCAGATATCAAGGTTCAGGGTGACTGGGTTGCATTCCGTGATGCACTTGATGAAATAGGAAGAGAGATTTCACGGGTTATATCAGTATTATCCGAAAAGATACAGGATCTATCCAAAACCATTGAGGAGGCCAATGCCAGTATAGAAGAGATTGCATCAGGTACATCAGAAATTTCATCCACTATGGGGTCAATCAGCAAGAATAGCGAAAATGGTGATCAGTCCATTGAGCAGATAATCCGGGCGATGAACGATTTAAGCAATACTGTTGGCTCTGTTGCACATAAAGCGGATTCTGTTGCATCATTAGCCCAGGAAGCAAATAATTTTGCAACCAGTGGTGTTAATTTTGCACAAAAATCCAGCAGTTCCATGAATGAAATAATAAAGTCAAGTGGTCATGTTGATCTCATTATAAAGGATATTAATGTTCAGATGGGAGAGATCGGCAAGATTGTAAGCCTGATTTCAGATATTGCCAGCCAGACAAATCTCTTATCACTCAATGCTGCTATTGAAGCTGCAAGGGCAGGGGATGCCGGGAGAGGATTTGCCGTTGTAGCTGCTGAAGTAAAATCATTATCTCATGATTCAAGGAAATCTGCAAATGATATTTCAGAGATGATTCACAAACTTCAGACACAAGCAAAATCTGCTGGTGATGCTATGGAGTCTTCTCTCCATGTAGTCCATGAA
This DNA window, taken from Methanospirillum lacunae, encodes the following:
- a CDS encoding PAS domain S-box protein is translated as MARTSVEGLQNDIRDLLRRNSKGLSIEEISTHLSISRTTTAKYLNAMEQTGQIESRPYGPAKVYTLAERIPINNILSLLPHPILMLDDTFVIKQVNESFLEFFQLSEDDLIGKDIRYSPLGMYVSEERLEILNQVMGGGPMFVEEDVTREGITTQFYIRLMPTLFEQGTKGIIIILEDITQLKNTLAHMEDLVRDRTVEMENTNKKLGEENARYKKVREELEFSRHQYEQLVEHSTDLILKFSSKGELIFYNTLAAEILEISSLHEKYFLKGVCIPDTPDMKEFADSLINELLKTPDLILKKDIEYVTQNKTIWISWTFKKILLHERSSPEILCIGTDITERVLSEGKIKESEHNLSEIINHLPDPTFVIDVDRRVILWNKAMEEMTGVRSEHVIGKERTIFTPSIFGYSRPILADFVFDPDNVEIKSFFQNMTQEDGVLTAETKGIGKDGKEVIFWVKASPLMDVKGTRIGAIQSMRDITTIRNLENSLIKSEEFVRNILNASKDLIVVLNAERQYVFVNKAYENFFSCDGKDLKGTHIDDNPLPGDKDFWLVTLDSVNKTRLGNRVEIFFSYDSREIWLDCYLIPIFREVSGEMQILLDFRDITRLKGKETTLWDDEITLQEIGRQVSRIIPQITNNCILQIPFIMILLIAIYGNIL
- a CDS encoding chloride channel protein; this encodes MFSIPSFVAPTKRILIIAIVVGIIAGIGSLLFFEGLKWGTAFFMGYLLQYTYPQEGQTVTEISQWSGPHSLTLLIPILCFGSLLTGILVTRFAPEAEGHGTDAAIKAFHGEGKIRRRIPLLKALTAILTISTGGSAGREGPSAQISAGFGSLVAELLHLTPAERRIALTTGIGAGIGTIFKAPLGGAILAAEVLYTRDFESEAIVPAFLASIIGYSIFGLFEGYSPIFILTSQWWTISQIPMFILLGILCAGFGHLYIFTFYGTRDIFSKYFKQNNLPAFLKPVSGAILLGIIVIVLARLFPDGEMLGLASMGSSYGYTQLMFYSMVPLSVLILLPFMKIIATSLTLGSGGSGGVFAPGLTIGAAIGGALGTILHIFYPTYVPIESVPVFVVVGMISLFGAVANAPIAVLMMVVEMVGSVTILVPAMAAVAVSNLLTGENTIFRQQVQTKAQSGAHRGEYDRETLEGIHVKDAMSLADNVITLSPGDQACLAKKFMAETEHTGYPVLDQKRLVGIVTNHDMRKSLIHEELSQTIRDIMTTHLHVVTPESTLEDALVLMVTHSINHLPVVDRESSDHLVGFLTRTDILKAYSRNSHGCRHIF
- a CDS encoding KamA family radical SAM protein; its protein translation is MSTKYYNSVHETSLSDVLDPDQVLKMEDVERVYPFRSNEYYLSLINHNNPNDPIKRIILPDPCELANPGSLDPSGEEEYSPLPGVQHKYPQTAMLLVSNTCGGICRFCFRKRLFTGENPPPICDTKKAVDYLQTQKDLTDVLLSGGDPLMLGASKLDQILSMIRELPTKPIIRIGTKIPAYDPHRLTDDSDLRDVLAKHTSPEEKIYLISHFNHPQEITSSSKAAISALKNTGAELTNQTPILQGINNEPDIMASLFNILSKLGVPPYYVFQCRPTSGNRHLTVPIEQAMHVIHEAQSCCSGLTKRARYIMSHKSGKIEIVGKTSKHIFMKYHQAASLSDLNSMLVFKPNSRARWLEDYQHRLTDMVPKMTWLF
- a CDS encoding DUF6544 family protein; the protein is MEDRRMINDILLDIILLWTILAGGLIVYVLIRTFQIPREFLTLFNELEELYNPKQNTHSQILLPLSVHHYFKEAHISQGKRPAYVQVRYTGFHRLSPHSDLLPIHGNIYYCLSMPGFFSKSRTKMHRFIWTDIIHRYSVNDGYLLGKLFSILPFLSARGIRLSKSCLITYFSEAVWFPWVFSSFKNISWEPIDDKTARLRVSYHPLIITLDVRFNSKGLIQSILYPSQPQNNGHSTNTCTKVVSYEEYKMIGGFFIPQKITVKQKSAQQEQVEKILKIDTIIYHPYPPSSLF
- a CDS encoding methyl-accepting chemotaxis protein, coding for MQNTFNPSTNLHIPVTSQGSSKETDENKASEILPWKMLDLTPVAIQVLNAEGKYLYCNKRTLELFGADSNQEIQGRTPSHFSPLIQKTGENSKDTLDNILRQAFSHSSVTSLWDYKRTNGEIFPTEMTLHHLNYNGEDCLMVSIIDISDATSKINAMSTLIRDSPFSILTVSKDIEITHFNEAYLKVTHYSPEEANALGFKGQTVLSREGGTIKDAIAHKQPVRGKFVCNFGSGIRHLEYSYIPVLNYQGEVSHLYHVMVDMTDLVNKLNEFESLITGSPAGIITMDPDTRILSANKAFSDISALPESQLTTMHAKDFKILVREGASVSDVVRDKKTGGGTLTCNFGPVTRDLQYSYIPITDTNGNVVKIYTLYVDLTPVTHMIEYLRKSVNVMTDYVHSLSEGNTDFSPRPLPSDEYTASAYDSFVEITTAIDQARHAIEKMVTDSEKLTDAAIKGNLTFRVDSSTHVGKFKEIVEGMNNTLDTTLIPVHEAMRVSKEYSRYQFKTRFNSDIKVQGDWVAFRDALDEIGREISRVISVLSEKIQDLSKTIEEANASIEEIASGTSEISSTMGSISKNSENGDQSIEQIIRAMNDLSNTVGSVAHKADSVASLAQEANNFATSGVNFAQKSSSSMNEIIKSSGHVDLIIKDINVQMGEIGKIVSLISDIASQTNLLSLNAAIEAARAGDAGRGFAVVAAEVKSLSHDSRKSANDISEMIHKLQTQAKSAGDAMESSLHVVHEGNESLSEMVVSFNQIAEKIGEINRYTMDVAAASEEQAASVEEITASMQDISSFTHKTSEEVTMTSAAITQTSASLDQITQVVSEIVEIEDQVAQEISRFSV